Proteins from one Ranitomeya variabilis isolate aRanVar5 chromosome 1, aRanVar5.hap1, whole genome shotgun sequence genomic window:
- the LOC143800046 gene encoding uncharacterized protein LOC143800046, whose product MFSLARSPINSPVPAVEERLTAMRQNLEVLKESLTTAQERYKRSAGRFRKPAPMFKGRVVPPPQPVVIDGQEQFVVEEIIDSRIRRNRLQYLIRWQGYPPEEDSWEPV is encoded by the exons atgttctctcttgcgag gtctccaattaattctccggttccagcagtggaggaaaggctgactgcgatgagacaaaatctggaggttctgaaggaatccctgaccacggctcaagaacgttataagagatcggctggtagattccgtaaacctgcacccatgttcaag ggacgtgttgtgccacctccgcagcctgtggtgattgatgggcaagaacaattcgtggtggaggaaattattgattccaggattcgcaggaatcggctccaatatctgataagatggcagggatatccccctgaggaagactcttgggaacctgtgtaa